CATTTTGTTCATAAAGATATTCACCATGGGTTGAGTCTCGCCAATCATTTCTGAATCGAGTAAGAAAACGGCGCCTTTTCCTTCTTTTTGAGAAGGAATTCCTGTTGCTTCGAGGTTGTCTTTTGAGTTGATTAAAATCGGTAAACTCAGATAGGAATTCAGCGGGTCCAGACCAGAGCTTTTCCCATGAAAAAAAGACTCCATCTTTGAAAACACGGATTTTAATTTAAGCAGTTTATCTCTGGTGAGGTTTTCAAGTACCGTAATCTTATTGTCAGCATACTTGTCGTAAATTGCTGCTACCAGTGCTCCTGAACTTCCAACCCCGTATCCCTGAGGAATACTTGAATCAAAATGCATGTTTTTCTCAATGTCATTCCTGAATTCCTCTAAACGCAATTCAATGTCCGGGTCTTGAAGCTGCAAAAGATATTGGTAAAATTCACGAAGTTTCTGGTTGGAATCTTTTGCCTTTTCATCGGCGTCATCAGAAATAATTAAAGCGCCCTGATACGAATTATAAGGGATTGCCAAACCTTTGGAATCTTTGATAATGCCATACTCTCCAAATAAAAGTATTTTCGCGTAAAAAAGAGGGCCTTTCATTAATTCTGTTTAAAAAATTCGCTACAAATATAATACAAAAATAGATTTGATCTGATTTTGACTACTTTTTAAACGAATTAAATTCTTAAAACTTATTCACTTAAAATAAAAATTATTATCGAAAATAGAAGTCCAACAGTCTCTAATGCAAGAGTTTCGCTCCGTTTCCTACAGTATCTTCAATAAACTGGCCGTTTTGACAAAACGAAACCAGTTCTTTTTTAATAAATTCAACAGCCGCATTTTTATCTTTATCCGGATAAAGTACATGTACATTTGCTCCTGCGTCCAAAGTAAAACAGATATGGAACCCTGATAATTTCCTGAAGTTCCAGATACGGTTTATAATTTCCAGGGTGTTCGGTTTCATTAAAATAAAATATGGGTCAGAGGTCATCATCATCGCATGAAGGGATAGCGCTTCCCGTTCAACCACATCAATAAATGAATCCAGTTCTCCATTTTTCAAGATGGCTATTAAACGACTCATATTGTCTTTGGCCTGTTCAAATCTCGACTCCGCAAAAGGATGGCCCAGCATTAATTTATGACCCAATGTGGAGGAAACCTTTTTCTCTCCTTTGTCCACTAAGAGGATGGTATCGTGAAAGGATGTAAAAACGTCATGAATTTCCCCTGAATATTTTGTTCCGTAAAGATCATTGCTTTTGTACACTGAGGGATGCTGTCCCCAAACAACAACAGGCCCTTCAATGCTCCTCGCCGCACTTCCTGAGCCAAGTCTTGCGAGGAATGAGGCTTTCTGATTGAATTCACTCTCGCTTAGTTGAGGATCAATAGATTTTTGTATGCTCATCAAACACAGAGCCAATGCACTCATCCCACTGGCACTGGAGGCTATACCGCTACTGTGGGGAAAAGAATTCTCAGTATGAATTTCAAATTGAAAGTTTCTTATAAACGGAACATATTCTAC
This DNA window, taken from Lutimonas zeaxanthinifaciens, encodes the following:
- a CDS encoding mevalonate kinase family protein, which produces MKGPLFYAKILLFGEYGIIKDSKGLAIPYNSYQGALIISDDADEKAKDSNQKLREFYQYLLQLQDPDIELRLEEFRNDIEKNMHFDSSIPQGYGVGSSGALVAAIYDKYADNKITVLENLTRDKLLKLKSVFSKMESFFHGKSSGLDPLNSYLSLPILINSKDNLEATGIPSQKEGKGAVFLLDSEMIGETQPMVNIFMNKMKNEGFRKMIDRDFARYTDDCIDDFLHGNVKSLFGNVKKLSKVVLKHFKPMIPDSFHQLWQTGIETNDYYLKLCGSGGGGYILGFTQDYEKAKKLLDSYKLELVYRF
- a CDS encoding diphosphomevalonate/mevalonate 3,5-bisphosphate decarboxylase family protein is translated as MEKNFIFNLSSEDTKASGSVTWQSPSNIALIKYWGKTDPQIPKNVSVSFTLSNCNTQTTVRYSPKMSSSDGFDFKVFFDEKENQNFRPKIEQFFERVVEYVPFIRNFQFEIHTENSFPHSSGIASSASGMSALALCLMSIQKSIDPQLSESEFNQKASFLARLGSGSAARSIEGPVVVWGQHPSVYKSNDLYGTKYSGEIHDVFTSFHDTILLVDKGEKKVSSTLGHKLMLGHPFAESRFEQAKDNMSRLIAILKNGELDSFIDVVEREALSLHAMMMTSDPYFILMKPNTLEIINRIWNFRKLSGFHICFTLDAGANVHVLYPDKDKNAAVEFIKKELVSFCQNGQFIEDTVGNGAKLLH